In a genomic window of Amycolatopsis japonica:
- a CDS encoding GAF and ANTAR domain-containing protein, whose amino-acid sequence MDDEIDWQRDKNRFVEDVGDGELPVTSENGARLLAGPLVNQFVSLTRALLDSGSIAAVLERVVFATRDLVPGADLVSVTLLDPDGGFHTPMGTDEIAGELDQLQYQYGEGACVEAARVSGPAAAFSDNLAEDARWPRFGPAAAALGFHSLVSTALLPEASSSQVSGALNVYSRRPHGIARADRDVLLLLATHASLALATTHAVTRGQLQEEQLQQALDSRDAIGQAKGILMARRGIDAAEAFEVLRHTSQNMNVKLRELAEMLSKRHTELQLPD is encoded by the coding sequence TTGGACGATGAAATCGACTGGCAGCGGGACAAGAACCGATTCGTCGAGGATGTCGGCGACGGCGAACTGCCGGTGACCTCTGAAAACGGCGCCCGGCTCCTCGCCGGGCCACTGGTCAACCAGTTCGTCTCCCTGACCAGGGCGTTGCTGGATTCCGGTTCGATCGCGGCGGTACTCGAACGGGTGGTCTTCGCGACGCGTGATCTGGTGCCCGGTGCGGATCTGGTCAGCGTCACCCTCCTCGATCCCGACGGCGGGTTCCACACGCCGATGGGGACCGACGAGATCGCCGGCGAACTGGACCAGCTGCAGTATCAGTACGGCGAGGGTGCCTGTGTCGAAGCGGCGCGGGTTTCGGGACCGGCGGCGGCCTTCAGCGACAACCTCGCGGAAGACGCCCGGTGGCCGCGTTTCGGCCCTGCCGCCGCGGCGCTCGGGTTCCACTCGCTGGTGTCGACGGCCTTGCTGCCGGAAGCGTCGAGTTCGCAGGTGTCCGGCGCGTTGAACGTCTACTCGCGCCGTCCGCACGGCATCGCCAGGGCCGACCGCGACGTGCTGCTGCTCCTGGCGACGCACGCGTCGCTGGCTTTGGCGACGACGCACGCGGTCACGCGCGGGCAGCTCCAGGAGGAGCAGCTCCAGCAGGCGCTCGACAGCAGGGACGCGATCGGGCAGGCCAAGGGCATCCTCATGGCACGGCGCGGGATCGACGCCGCGGAGGCGTTCGAGGTGCTGCGGCATACGTCGCAGAACATGAACGTCAAACTCCGGGAGCTGGCGGAGATGCTGTCCAAACGGCATACGGAACTGCAATTGCCCGACTGA
- a CDS encoding alpha/beta fold hydrolase, which translates to MGFGELELSRTFEWRGRSVAWERLGEGAPVVLCHGTPWSAQLWAPFARALSEEFAVHVWDMPGYGRSSKDPGHAVDLGTQGELFADLLTYWGLAAPHVIAHDYGGAVSLRAKLLHGAEYASLALVDVVALRPWGSEFFRLVAENAEVFQAQPPTVHKGALESYIGTASHRGLTGAQLATLTGPWLDEEGQRAFYRQIAEADVRFTDEMQDRYPELELPVKVIWGADDTWIPVDRAEQLADAIPGALLDVIPDAGHLIQYDAPVELAFSLHRWLTAEVGRWGPAGSGR; encoded by the coding sequence ATGGGATTCGGCGAGCTGGAGTTGTCGCGGACGTTCGAGTGGCGTGGCCGTTCGGTGGCGTGGGAACGCCTCGGCGAAGGCGCCCCGGTGGTGCTGTGCCACGGGACACCGTGGTCGGCACAACTGTGGGCGCCTTTCGCGCGAGCGCTCAGCGAGGAGTTCGCCGTCCACGTCTGGGACATGCCCGGATACGGTCGTTCGTCGAAGGATCCCGGCCACGCCGTCGATCTCGGCACGCAGGGCGAGCTTTTCGCCGACCTGCTCACGTATTGGGGGCTGGCCGCCCCGCACGTGATCGCCCATGACTACGGCGGAGCCGTTTCGCTGCGCGCGAAGCTGCTGCACGGTGCGGAGTACGCCTCGCTCGCGCTGGTGGACGTCGTCGCGCTGCGGCCATGGGGTTCGGAGTTCTTCCGGCTCGTCGCCGAGAACGCCGAGGTCTTCCAGGCGCAGCCCCCGACGGTGCACAAGGGTGCGCTCGAGTCCTACATCGGGACGGCCTCCCATCGAGGTCTCACCGGCGCGCAACTGGCCACCCTGACCGGGCCTTGGCTGGACGAGGAGGGGCAACGCGCCTTCTACCGGCAGATCGCCGAGGCGGACGTCCGGTTCACCGACGAGATGCAGGACCGCTATCCGGAACTCGAGTTGCCGGTGAAGGTGATCTGGGGCGCGGACGACACGTGGATACCGGTGGATCGCGCGGAACAGCTCGCCGACGCGATTCCCGGTGCCCTTCTGGACGTCATTCCCGATGCCGGGCATCTGATCCAGTACGACGCGCCGGTCGAACTGGCGTTTTCCCTGCATCGGTGGCTCACCGCGGAAGTGGGCCGGTGGGGACCAGCCGGGAGCGGACGCTGA
- a CDS encoding alkaline phosphatase D family protein, with protein MSVNRRDLLRGAATAGALGLAWPLSSRMTVAQAEEAAVALGATWDEAPFTLGVASGDPVPYGVALWTRLAPKPMEFEQPLDDTVEVGWEVATDRGFRRRVARGTTAATAGAGHSVHVPVSGLEPGSQYYYRFHVLGKVSRIGRTRTAPVGPVRRVRFASANCQAFHDGFYAAHAGIAREELDFVVHLGDYVYEHGQVGGNPLRDHEGPEVLTLPAYRRRHALYKSDPSLRDAHAAHPWFITWDDHEVVNDYSGTTPSLRARRSAAYQAWFEHMPVRPDHPSTPRIHRQRRWGDLLDLSILDLRQYRSAQNLPDGTILGADQKAWLKDQVTGAGEAWHCWVNSIMLSQLAKPGGGYMFTDQWDGFLAERKEVLTHVAQSGLEDLVVITGDWHSAFVDDIRPDFADPATPVIGTEFTAHSVTSGAYSPEWNATNGPKMGAANPHLKYFEGDRYGYDVYEVTPRRWSTHMRVIGDRRDPRSPVSTLTTFHVDRGRAGSYEDRSTSTSPAQYRRR; from the coding sequence ATGTCCGTCAACCGCCGGGACCTGTTGCGAGGCGCCGCCACCGCCGGTGCGCTGGGGCTGGCCTGGCCGTTGAGTTCGCGGATGACGGTCGCGCAGGCCGAGGAGGCCGCCGTCGCACTGGGCGCGACCTGGGACGAGGCGCCGTTCACGCTCGGCGTCGCGTCCGGCGACCCGGTCCCGTACGGCGTCGCGCTCTGGACCAGGCTCGCGCCGAAACCGATGGAGTTCGAGCAGCCGCTCGACGACACCGTCGAGGTCGGCTGGGAGGTGGCCACCGACCGCGGGTTCCGCCGCCGCGTGGCGCGTGGGACGACGGCCGCAACCGCCGGGGCCGGACACAGCGTGCACGTGCCGGTGTCCGGGCTGGAGCCGGGCTCGCAGTACTACTACCGCTTCCACGTGCTCGGCAAGGTCAGCCGGATCGGCCGCACCCGCACCGCGCCGGTCGGGCCGGTCCGGCGGGTGCGGTTCGCCTCGGCGAACTGCCAGGCGTTCCACGACGGGTTCTACGCGGCGCACGCCGGGATCGCGCGGGAGGAGCTGGACTTCGTCGTCCACCTCGGCGACTACGTCTACGAGCACGGTCAGGTCGGCGGCAACCCGCTGCGCGACCACGAAGGTCCCGAGGTGCTGACCCTGCCTGCGTACCGGCGGCGCCACGCGCTCTACAAGTCCGACCCCTCGTTGCGGGACGCCCACGCGGCCCACCCCTGGTTCATCACCTGGGACGATCACGAGGTCGTCAACGACTACAGCGGCACCACCCCGTCGTTGCGGGCGCGACGCTCGGCGGCGTATCAGGCCTGGTTCGAGCATATGCCGGTGCGCCCGGACCACCCCTCGACGCCGAGGATCCACCGTCAGCGCCGCTGGGGCGACCTCCTCGACCTGTCCATTTTGGACCTGCGGCAGTACCGCTCGGCGCAGAACCTGCCCGACGGCACGATCCTCGGCGCGGACCAGAAGGCGTGGCTCAAGGACCAGGTGACCGGGGCCGGCGAGGCCTGGCACTGCTGGGTGAACTCGATCATGCTGAGCCAGCTGGCGAAGCCCGGCGGCGGCTACATGTTCACGGACCAGTGGGACGGCTTCCTCGCCGAACGCAAGGAGGTGCTGACCCACGTGGCACAGAGCGGCCTCGAAGACCTCGTGGTGATCACCGGCGACTGGCATTCCGCGTTCGTCGACGACATCCGCCCGGACTTCGCGGATCCCGCCACCCCCGTGATCGGCACGGAGTTCACCGCGCACTCGGTCACCTCCGGCGCCTACTCCCCCGAGTGGAACGCCACGAACGGACCGAAGATGGGCGCGGCCAACCCGCACCTCAAGTACTTCGAAGGCGACCGGTACGGCTACGACGTCTACGAGGTCACCCCGCGCCGCTGGAGCACGCACATGCGGGTGATCGGCGACCGGCGCGACCCGCGTTCCCCGGTGAGCACCCTGACGACGTTCCACGTCGACCGCGGCCGGGCCGGGTCCTATGAGGACCGGTCCACCAGCACGTCTCCGGCACAGTACCGGCGGCGCTAG
- a CDS encoding NAD(P)-dependent alcohol dehydrogenase, which translates to MKAIVQNEYGTTDVLQPADLPEPEAGPDGVVVRVRAAGVDPGVWHLMEGSPYLVRLMGFGVRRPKARVRGMDFAGVVHAVGGNVTRFRPGDEVFGTCQGSFAEYALTTVDSIARKPERLGFDEAAAVPISAFTALQALRDRGRVAPRQKVLIIGAGGGVGTFAVQIAKAFGAEVDGVCGTGKVDLVRSLGAARVFDYTREDFGGGYDLIVDTAGNRSLTSLRKSLTPRGTLVLVGGETEGKWIGAVGRTLRALMLGPFVKQKLRGLISTENQDDLQTLRALIEAGKVTPVIDRAYSLAEAPEAVRYVRDGHTSGKVVITV; encoded by the coding sequence ATGAAGGCGATCGTCCAGAACGAGTACGGCACCACCGACGTCCTGCAGCCCGCCGACCTGCCCGAACCCGAAGCGGGACCGGACGGTGTGGTCGTGCGAGTCCGGGCGGCGGGGGTCGATCCCGGCGTCTGGCACCTCATGGAAGGCTCGCCGTATCTGGTGCGGCTGATGGGTTTCGGGGTGCGGAGACCGAAGGCCCGCGTTCGCGGGATGGACTTCGCCGGTGTCGTGCACGCCGTCGGCGGCAATGTGACACGATTCCGGCCCGGCGACGAGGTTTTCGGTACCTGTCAAGGATCTTTCGCCGAGTACGCATTGACCACAGTGGACAGTATCGCCCGGAAACCGGAGCGGCTCGGCTTCGACGAAGCGGCCGCCGTCCCCATCTCGGCCTTCACCGCGCTCCAAGCGCTCCGGGACAGGGGCCGGGTCGCGCCCCGGCAGAAGGTCCTGATCATCGGCGCGGGCGGCGGCGTGGGCACCTTCGCGGTGCAGATCGCCAAGGCGTTCGGCGCCGAAGTGGACGGCGTATGCGGCACGGGCAAGGTCGATCTGGTGCGTTCGCTCGGCGCGGCCCGGGTCTTCGACTACACCCGCGAAGACTTCGGCGGCGGCTACGACCTCATCGTCGACACCGCCGGCAACCGGTCGCTGACCTCGTTGCGGAAATCCCTGACTCCGCGAGGCACTCTCGTCCTCGTCGGCGGGGAGACCGAAGGGAAATGGATCGGCGCGGTGGGCCGCACTCTGCGGGCGCTGATGCTCGGGCCGTTCGTGAAGCAGAAGCTCCGCGGCCTGATTTCCACGGAGAACCAGGACGATCTGCAGACGCTGCGCGCGCTCATCGAGGCAGGGAAGGTCACGCCGGTGATCGACCGCGCCTATTCGCTGGCCGAGGCGCCCGAAGCCGTCCGCTACGTGCGGGACGGGCATACGAGCGGCAAGGTCGTCATCACCGTCTGA
- a CDS encoding helix-turn-helix transcriptional regulator codes for MVKPTKVTNSIRALRFAKGEMTQAELANRIGVTRQTVIAIEQGRYSPSLEMAFQIARAFGVGLDDVFQYPD; via the coding sequence GTGGTGAAACCGACCAAGGTCACGAACTCCATCCGCGCCCTGCGGTTCGCCAAGGGCGAGATGACCCAGGCCGAACTCGCGAACCGGATCGGCGTGACGCGCCAGACGGTCATCGCGATCGAGCAAGGCCGCTACTCGCCGTCGCTGGAGATGGCGTTCCAGATCGCCCGGGCGTTCGGCGTCGGGCTCGACGATGTTTTCCAGTACCCGGACTAG
- a CDS encoding LLM class flavin-dependent oxidoreductase — protein MALFGFGLETGVGEVDDLLRHAEQADRAGLDLVSLSDHPYFADRLDAYAALGVILGRTSRVTAAVNVTNLPSRPAPMLARTITSLSALSGGRVALGIGAGGLWREIAKLGVEHRTPAEAVRAMSEAITLVKALSGGGAPVTFEGEFYSVDGLVPAAAAAPPVWTGAVGPKSLAVTGKLADGWIPGHAADWLSPRFAESRPVIDQAAVDAGRDPGEIATIYNFPGRITENPLASPRDDDGRWIGGSPEQWAGELVSAVRDHGAAGFIYFPVEDGTSTDSALGRWGNEVVPAVREELARG, from the coding sequence ATGGCACTGTTCGGATTCGGCCTCGAGACCGGCGTCGGCGAAGTGGACGACCTTCTGCGGCACGCCGAACAGGCCGACCGCGCGGGACTCGACCTGGTCAGCTTGTCCGATCACCCGTACTTCGCCGACCGGCTGGACGCCTACGCGGCGCTGGGTGTGATCCTCGGCAGGACGTCGCGCGTGACGGCCGCCGTCAACGTCACCAACCTGCCGAGCCGTCCCGCGCCGATGCTGGCGAGGACGATCACGTCGCTTTCGGCGCTCTCGGGCGGTCGCGTCGCGCTCGGGATCGGTGCGGGCGGGCTCTGGCGGGAGATCGCCAAGCTCGGAGTGGAGCACCGGACGCCCGCCGAGGCGGTCCGGGCGATGAGCGAGGCGATCACCCTGGTCAAGGCGCTTTCCGGAGGCGGGGCACCGGTGACGTTCGAGGGGGAGTTCTACTCCGTCGACGGCTTGGTGCCTGCCGCCGCGGCCGCGCCGCCGGTCTGGACGGGCGCGGTCGGGCCCAAATCCCTCGCGGTGACCGGGAAACTGGCCGACGGCTGGATCCCGGGGCACGCCGCGGACTGGCTCAGCCCCCGGTTCGCCGAATCCCGTCCGGTGATCGACCAGGCGGCCGTCGACGCGGGCCGGGACCCCGGCGAGATCGCGACCATCTACAACTTCCCCGGCCGCATAACGGAAAACCCGCTGGCGTCCCCGCGTGACGACGACGGGCGCTGGATCGGTGGTTCACCGGAGCAATGGGCCGGGGAACTGGTCTCGGCGGTGCGCGACCACGGCGCGGCGGGGTTCATCTACTTCCCTGTCGAGGACGGAACCTCCACCGACAGCGCGCTCGGGCGCTGGGGGAACGAAGTCGTCCCCGCGGTTCGCGAGGAGCTGGCGCGGGGCTGA